The DNA segment AAGAGTATGGCAATATTGAAATGTAGCTTTGTTAGGGGAAATTGTTTATTaagatgaataaaaaattaattttatatttaagaatAGTTGTGAATGAGACAAGACTTATGATAATACTTGAAATTTGAGTAAAAAGAGGTTACCTTTTGTCAAGCTTATGTGTAATTActgtagaaaaaaaatttatattatgtttaaatggTGGATTCAATAAGAAAGTAGAAATACGTCTAACTAAGCGTTAAGTTTAGTTGGAATAATAAATAGTTAAATTCTTAGTAATAAAAAAGTTTAAGGTAAGAACTGGTAAATAAGAAAAATTGGTTGTGATATgtgaaagataaaataaaaaaaaacaaaatgtacATATTAATGAAGATGCTAAACCAAGTTGTTATTAAATGAGTTACTACgttttattttgattcatgaaAGAATGATAATGAAATAAGGACTTTCAATAAAGTTTGAATCTTGAGTAGAGAATATAGATTGTGAAATGACAAGTGAATTGTTTAAACCATTTGATATTGATGATTGATTACATATGGTACATATAGGTATGTGTTCTTCGTATTATGAATAGACGTGGATAATGATATCATGGATAGAATGAATGTATACTATATTAATTGCGAATTATAAATGATATGGTAAATTTTAGTAGCCTTAGTATTTTGGTGGGTCTCAATCGTGttataattggcatgccaatggGAATAGATAATGCTTTTGGTGTGAGATATGAGATTTGTACGAGATGTGATGTTTATGGTTTATATTATGGCACTTTGGTGCATTACTATACTAGAGTATAGGTTGGAGCATTTTGGTGCATTTCATTTTGAAGTGTAGGGTGGAGCACTTCGATACATATATTAGATTGATGGATGGCAATATTTCGTACGTTCGATGTATGAGTCACCAAATATTACTAAAGGTTGTCAATAAAATTTGAACTGAAAAATTATGCTATACTGCCATAATGAATTGTCTAGATATATGTGTATGTAAATAAATCAATCATGCTTTAATTGGTGAGAATGATCCCTTTACCTATTATAAGTTGGTGCAtactatttgtttatattatgttttagtaaTTTATAAAGCTTGTAAAAATGTATGTTTATTGTAGTTCACTTGAGTACTACTAAGCATAAAGGTATGCTTAGCACATtggattggtttttttttttcacgCGTAGGTTGGAGATCAAATGCAAGGAGATAGTTACTAAAGTTTTGCATCGAGCTGAGTCACATCACGCAAAGTGTAAACATGTTTGAGTCCTTTATATTGTATAAGTTACTATCAATGAGGCATGTACGTAGGATATTACCGTATTATTGAATTTTAAAGTTTGTTTAAGTGACTTTTGTAATTCATGCGATACCATTGTCTATTGATTATTGAATTGCACGAACTTGGAAATTTGTTTTTATTGACCGTCATCACCAAAATATGTTTCCCAAAATCTATATATGTGTTAAGAAAATATGTAAGTTCCTTTAGGTATTAGGTGTAGCATTGTTTATTTAGAATCGTTGACGAtctaggtaaggggtgttaaatttataatatcattagttagtccatataattaacatcataaactttttccattaaaatattacgtagttatatataatttgaatacttTAATGGTCTTAGAAATTTACATGTGACTTTCCATTTCTTTTGAGTTTCcttgtcttttcttttttgtattatAAGCAATGTAGTCAGTTTCGCATCAGTTTCAGTTGCACTAGCCAATGCACACCGTTCTAATAATAAATTGGAATGACCATTTCTCTTTTCTGCACCAATTTAAATTCGAGTCCACGCCGGGTGCTCCAGCTCGTTCTAATCAATTCCAATTGCACTAACCGAAATATTGTGCACCGATCGTGCatgaataatgttaaaatatttttttaatcaacttaaaaatatattaataaaatttaaactaaataacaaACTAACTCTAGAAAAAAAggataaattttctaaaaacttCCCAAACACAactttatatgtattttttttattaagctttcattttatatatttagtatgGGGTGTATTATTGTAGATTTTCTTAAATAATGTTGTGgataattttgttgtttaatttgtgatattttttcccttatttattttatatttattaaatgatgaaattttatttgtgaagtttattgatgaataatttatataatcaattaatatttttatatttaaaattatttaatctaattcatttgatatatttaaatattttatatattaaatatttaaaaaaatattgataaatctaaaatgatgCATTGAAACAGACCAGTACCAGTACATACTAGTTATAGTAGAAAAACGGTGCGCCCATTAGTGCGGTGTTGTCTACTTTTTATAAGTCAATGGTCAAATTTCAGTTTTGTCTTCTATACTATGttgaaacttaaattttaatatatatactttaatttctaatataatttgATCCTCTATCATTAGTTtgtttaaatagttaaatattattaaatatttcaatcaaaatacttacattatttttttcttgaaaacatTATTCTAATAATATGCTAAAATTTAAGATTcaatctatatactttaatttttaatataatttgattctctatcattaattagtttaaatagttaaatattaataactaTTTCAATGAAAATATTGACATTATTTTTTTTCTCGAGaacattattctaataaaaaattattttatcatgacaaattcaaatgactatttttaaaaaaagaaatcaatattaatattttcaggtttttcttttaatttaaaaatatcacaCTAAAGATTTAATATAagaattttaacaataaaaactattagatttaaatttttaaataggaAAAAGagttaactaaaaaaaaactaatatgtcaacacaaaaaaaaataaattaaaaaaattaaaaaaaattaatttcaagttaatcaaatcgagttattcaagttattcgaattattcaagttctgagttcaagtcgagttgaatttcacaattcgaataattcaaataattcaaataacagattGATATAAATACACTCTTGGTCcctgtaattttgaaaataagcaaattggtctctcttaacaaaaattacgaaataattcaaaataattttgaaaattcagaatatttataaaattttaaaaaaattaaaaagatataaaaaatttaaaaattttctaaaataataattctggGATCTAATTAGTGATTTAAATTTATCAtactaagtatttttttttactttgaaaataatttcaaatatatatgatttcaaattgagttagattaataaaataagaatcgTGAACtcaattaacttaaaaaattttcaattaaaaaattttcacttAATTCAACTTAATTCGATCACAGCTCACTCCTTGTCTAAAAAAGAGTATTTTTATCGGTTTCCGTTGACGGCGGTGGACCAAATCCTCTACTTCCTCCTTTCCTTCCCTCTGTTAtccttttttctcttttgttcttCCCCCGTTGTTTTCTCCCTCTTCCCGTGCCGGTGGGTCATGCTTTGGGTTTCCCCCTCTCACTAGTCGATGCTCTCGGGTGCCGCCACCCACCTACCTCTTCTCCACCATCCTGTATTCCTTCTGTCCCTCCctacctttcttttctttctcctctcTTCTTTTCCCTCTCTTTTTTCTCCTCACTGCCAGCTCCTCCTTTTCCGGTTGTGGAAGACAGATTTCTTTTTTCTCGGCATAACAAAAGTACCCAATGGTTTCCTTTGGGTCCTCCCCTGTAGAGGTTTTCTCGAGCCTTAAGAGGCTCATGTTTCTCAAATTCTACGTGTTTTATTTCTCGAGTCCTCTATAGCTCATTTCGACTATTTTGTTTTTTAGCAACTGCATATATGTTGTTTTCAGGTTTGCTATGTTGTATCCATCACCACCGGAAAAAGGACATGGAAAGGGGCTCAACAATTCAAGGTGATGTGTTCACTTGTTTGCTGGCAACTTTCGTCTCAACATGTTAGATTCATCCATGGAGTGGCTTGAGTCTTACTTTGCTCTCTTTGAGGTGATGAAGACCTCATACAAGTGTAGTTTGTTCTTGTTTGGTGTGCGACTTGATTTTATATCAAGCTTGCATTCCATATCTTTAATTGTAATCTCGTCTAACTTTCCAATGTTCCTGTATCTCTACCTTTGTACTGTTACAATCAATAATATTATATTTccagaaaaaataattaattagagTAAATCAGGTGAAGACGaaaaataaaatcatcaaacTTGAATGTTCCTTCATGAGGTCACAATCTGAACTGCTAAAAGATCACACCGTTCCTTAAATTAGCGTACTTACCTAAGCTACAAATCTATCAAACAAACCCTTACCCTAAACGTCGGTTTAAAATCGATATTTAAACAAAAGACACATCGACTTTTGATTAACGTACGTTGGTCAGAATTTCCAGGAGTTGATAAATTTCTCCTTCCCTAGCCTAATAACACATAATTATTATCAGCTACATGGTAGAATACATGCATTACCCTTGTACAACTCATTTAATCAACTGAAAAAATTGTTATGATTTCTGCAGAACAAACTTCTCATACAGTGCGAGGATTTCTTTCTTGTTTGGATTACGCAGCCCAAGCAATTCCGCCCCAAAATTATGTTTCGTCAGTTCCTGCTTAAGTTTTTGTACTGTGAACTTCGTATAATCCTCCTGATTGTTTTGCGGATTCTGGTTGTCATCACCCCCTTTGAACACTGATCCACCATCACCTGACTGTGAATACAAAACGGGGCTAGTAGTGCTCCTGGACTTCTTATTTGCTCTTAAAATTCTATCACTCATGTCTATATCTTGCACAGATCCCACCCCCATTTCCACATCATCTGCCCTCAATCTCTTTCCATGGGAAGCAGTTCTGAGCTTACTATCCAATGCCGTTTCATTGAGATGAACAGAAGTCAACTCCTGCTGAAGTGAATCGAGTTTTGCCTGTGCAGCTTGCAGCTGAAGAGAAAGTACTTCGGCCCTTTTGTTTGCATCTGCATGAGCCACACGTTCAGAGTCCAAAAGATCTTGAAGGACTTTGACTGTGCTAGATCTTTGATCATTGTTTGTCTTCAATAATGACTCGATCTCTTTCTCCCTCTCTTCAACTCTAGCTTCTAGCAAACCGACTTTTGAAACTGCATCCATCTCTGACAAACGTATCCTATGTAGTTCATCCTCCAAGTCTGTTTTCTGTCTCTCCAAGTTCTCAATTTGCCTCTCGGCCCTCTCAATCTGAGCCAATCTTTCCATTGCCATCCTTTGTATCTCGCTTTTCTCCTTTTGAGCAGCTACTGCTTCTGCCCGTGCTCTATCAGCCAATTCTGTAGCTTTCTTTGCTTCTTTCTCAGCTGATCTACACCTTTCTTCAACTTCTGCAAACCTCTTGAACTCGGATGAGTACTTCTGCTCCAAATGGGTCTTCTCTTGTTCCAATATCTTCGTTTCTCTCTCAAATGACAGAGCCTTGACATTAGTATTTTCTACCTTGTCAATTAACTCCCTGATTTCAACCTTTAGTGAGGATACTTCTGTGTCATAACTCTTAATCTTTGCCTCAGCAGCCTGCAGAGCATTTCCCAATGTTAAATACGGCAACCTTTGAAAATACACAGAACCACATGCAACTTCAAAGATAAAGTCAAATTGAAAAATGTATGCCTCGTAAACCAGTTAGTGTGATGTTTACATGCAGTGGTTGATTGAGTGTCATTTATAAATCATAGTTAAGAATAAGTAACCATATTCCAATGCATTACATGTAGAATGCATATATAGAAATGAATAATCATAAGAAGCTAACTTTCAACTCCAACTTCAGAGTTGTCAAGGACTGCTCAGCATGCTCAATCTTTGCTGACATCTCCTTTATTTCCTCTTCCTGCAACAAATTCATAAGTacaaaaacaaatcaaatttTCTTGCTGCACATTACAGTAGCATAAAAACAGGATTGAGTGAACAAAAATGTGTATGAAAGTGAGGTGAGAAATAGGGCACCTTATCAGCCAATGTATGTGAAAACTCTTCTCTTAGAGTATCTTCCCTAAGTTGAGTTTCCTTGCTTGAGCGCTCTTGCACAATTGCTGCCTTCTCCAGAGCTGCTTTTGCCTCTCTAACAGCAAAGTCATACTTCCTTTTCCACTCCTCCGCCTCCTCTTGTGCAGACTCGGCTTGCTCCTTAGCAGCAGCCAGCCTAGCTTCAGCAGCAGTGCTCCGCGACTTGAGCACTTCAATTTCTGAGGTGGCCTGATCTTCTTTGGATTTCTGCTTCGACAACACCTGATCATATTTTCTTCTCCAGTCTAACGTTTCTTGCTTGGCAGAATCTACTGCTTTCATTAAACTAGAACATCTTTCCTTCAGTGAACTGTTATCAGCTTGTAAATTATTCATACGGTTCGCATATTCATCAGCAAGTTTCTTTTTGTCATTGATAGCATCATCATATCGCTTCAGATATTCGGATTTATATTTCTCACTATCCTCCAGTTGCTTGCTGAGTAACTTCATCTTATCCTCAATTGAACGACATTTCAATATGAGGGAGCTCTTCTCTGATCCAATCTGATCTATAAGTCTCTTGGTTAAATCCAGTACCGGCCCCTCCATACTGATAGACAGCATAAAAAGATAAAAGTTAATATCCAAAAGTAGACACCTAAGCCCCAGAACACCTGGAACGACCatcttaatgaaaaaaaaaattgatacaaACCTTTG comes from the Gossypium hirsutum isolate 1008001.06 chromosome A06, Gossypium_hirsutum_v2.1, whole genome shotgun sequence genome and includes:
- the LOC107962253 gene encoding guanylate-binding protein 1, which codes for MMRFFGMGKDSTVDVSPQSFGHSASASASVSAAPVTGPARPIRLLYCDEKGKFRMDPEAVAALQLVKEPIGVVSVCGRARQGKSFILNQLLGRSSGFQVAPTHRPCTKGLWLWSAPLKRTALDGTEYNLLLLDSEGIDAYDQTGTYSTQIFSLAVLLSSMFIYNQMGGIDEAALDRLSLVTQMTKHIRVKAGGRTTSASELGQFSPIFVWLLRDFYLDLVEDNRKITPRDYLELALRPVQGSGKDIAAKNEIRDSIRALFPDRECFTLVRPLNNENDLQRLDQISLDKLRPEFRAGLDALTKFVFERTRPKQVGGTVLTGPVLIGITQSYLDALNNGAVPTISSSWQSVEEAECRRAYDSAAEIYMSTFDRTKPPDEVALREAHEEAIQRALAAYNASAVGVGSMRKKYEELLKKFFRKAFEDYKRNAFMEADMRCSNAIESMGKRLRAACHASDASIDNVVKVLDALLSEYEASYHGPGKWQKLAVFLQQSMEGPVLDLTKRLIDQIGSEKSSLILKCRSIEDKMKLLSKQLEDSEKYKSEYLKRYDDAINDKKKLADEYANRMNNLQADNSSLKERCSSLMKAVDSAKQETLDWRRKYDQVLSKQKSKEDQATSEIEVLKSRSTAAEARLAAAKEQAESAQEEAEEWKRKYDFAVREAKAALEKAAIVQERSSKETQLREDTLREEFSHTLADKEEEIKEMSAKIEHAEQSLTTLKLELKAAEAKIKSYDTEVSSLKVEIRELIDKVENTNVKALSFERETKILEQEKTHLEQKYSSEFKRFAEVEERCRSAEKEAKKATELADRARAEAVAAQKEKSEIQRMAMERLAQIERAERQIENLERQKTDLEDELHRIRLSEMDAVSKVGLLEARVEEREKEIESLLKTNNDQRSSTVKVLQDLLDSERVAHADANKRAEVLSLQLQAAQAKLDSLQQELTSVHLNETALDSKLRTASHGKRLRADDVEMGVGSVQDIDMSDRILRANKKSRSTTSPVLYSQSGDGGSVFKGGDDNQNPQNNQEDYTKFTVQKLKQELTKHNFGAELLGLRNPNKKEILALYEKFVLQKS